A stretch of Brassica rapa cultivar Chiifu-401-42 chromosome A08, CAAS_Brap_v3.01, whole genome shotgun sequence DNA encodes these proteins:
- the LOC103834914 gene encoding 3-oxo-Delta(4,5)-steroid 5-beta-reductase: MSWWWAGAIGAAKKKFDEDEPTQTYESVALIIGVTGIVGNSLAEILPLSDTPGGPWKVYGVARRPRPTWNADHPIDYIQCDVSDEEDARSKLSPLKDVTHVFYVTWTNRSSEVDNCKVNGSMLRNVLRAVVPNAPNLRHVCLQTGTKHYLGPFDSVGKDVDRHEAPFTEEMPRLKIENFYYTLEDVLSEEIKTKESVTWSVHRPNTIFGFSPYSLMNIVGTLCVYAAICKHEGSKLVFPGSKEAWEGFTTASDADLVAEQQIWAAVDPYAKNEAFNCSNADVFKWKHLWKILAEQFGIEEYGFEEGKNVGLVEMMKGKESVWEEMVKENQLQEKKLDEVGVWWFADVVLGVDGMIDSMNKSKEYGFLGFRNSNNSFISWIDKYKAFKIVP, translated from the exons ATGAGTTGGTGGTGGGCAGGCGCCATCGGAGCTGCCAAG AAAAAGTTCGACGAAGATGAGCCAACGCAAACCTACGAGAGCGTCGCGCTCATCATCGGCGTCACGGGCATCGTCGGAAACAGCCTAGCGGAGATTCTTCCTCTCTCCGACACACCCGGCGGTCCGTGGAAAGTCTACGGCGTCGCTCGCCGTCCTCGTCCCACCTGGAACGCCGATCATCCCATCGATTACATCCAGTGCGATGTCTCCGACGAAGAAGACGCGAGATCCAAGCTTTCGCCTTTAAAAGACGTCACGCACGTGTTCTACGTCACGTGGACCAACCGCTCCTCGGAGGTGGACAACTGTAAGGTCAACGGCTCTATGCTCCGTAACGTCCTCCGCGCGGTTGTCCCAAACGCGCCGAATCTCCGGCACGTTTGTCTCCAGACCGGGACGAAGCACTACCTCGGCCCTTTCGATAGTGTTGGCAAAGATGTTGATCGTCACGAGGCGCCTTTCACGGAGGAGATGCCGAGGTTGAAGATCGAGAACTTTTACTACACTCTTGAGGACGTTCTGTCTGAAGAGATTAAGACGAAAGAGAGTGTGACTTGGTCTGTGCATAGACCAAACACTATCTTTGGTTTCTCTCCGTATAGCTTGATGAACATTGTGGGGACTCTCTGCGTCTACGCAGCCATCTGCAAGCACGAAGGGTCTAAGTTAGTTTTCCCGGGGAGCAAGGAGGCGTGGGAAGGTTTCACGACGGCGTCAGACGCTGATCTGGTCGCTGAGCAGCAGATTTGGGCTGCGGTTGATCCTTACGCCAAGAACGAGGCGTTTAACTGCAGCAACGCTGATGTTTTCAAGTGGAAGCATCTGTGGAAGATTCTTGCTGAGCAGTTTGGGATTGAGGAGTATGGGTTCGAGGAAGGGAAGAACGTGGGGTTGGTGGAGATGATGAAAGGGAAAGAGAGTGTGTGGGAGGAGATGGTGAAGGAGAATCAGTTGCAGGAGAAGAAGCTTGATGAGGTTGGTGTGTGGTGGTTTGCTGATGTTGTGCTTGGTGTTGACGGGATGATTGATAGTATGAACAAGAGCAAAGAGTATGGCTTTCTTGGTTTCAGGAACTCTAACAACTCTTTCATCTCTTGGATTGATAAGTACAAGGCTTTCAAGATTGTGCCTTGA
- the LOC103834913 gene encoding endoplasmin homolog, protein MRKKTIVSVMFLFSLLFLLPEQGRKLHANAEESSNDVTDPPKVEEKLGGHGGLSTDSDVVHRESESISKKSLRSSAEKFEFQAEVSRLMDIIINSLYSNKDIFLRELISNGSDALDKIRFLALTDKDVLGEGDTAKLEIQIKLDKAKKILSIRDRGIGMTKEDLIKNLGTIAKSGTSAFVEKMQSSGDLNLIGQFGVGFYSAYLVADYIEVISKHNDDIQHVWESKADGKFAVSEDTWNEPLGRGTEIRLHLRDEAGEYLEESKLKDLVKRYSEFINFPIHLWASKEVETEVPVEEDESAEEESETTSTEEEKEEDAEEEDGEKKQKTKKVKETVHEWELLNDVKAIWLRSPKEVTEEEYTKFYHSLAKDFSEEKPTAWSHFNAEGDVEFKAVLYVPPKSAHDQYERYYNSNKANLKLFVRRVFISDEFDELLPKYLSFLKGLVDSDTLPLNVSREMLQQHSSLKTIKKKLIRKALDMIRKLAEEDPDEVHDDDKKDMEKSGENDEKKGQYTKFWKDFGKSIKLGIIEDASNRNRLAKLLRFETTKSDGKLTSLDQYIKRMKKGQKDVFYIIGSSKQQLEKSPFLERLIKKGYEVIFFTDPVDEYLMQYLMDYEDKKFQNVSKEGLKVGKDSKVKELKEAFKELTKWWKESLAGENVDDVKISNRLADTPCIVVTSKFGWSANMERIMQSQTLSDAKKQAYMRGKRVLEINPRHPIIKELKDRVASHPEDKSVKETAQLMYQTALIESGFILNDPKDFAGRIYNSVKSSLKISPDAVAEEEVEADETETSEEATETKSDGGLNIEAEPVEKETPTKDEL, encoded by the exons ATGAGGAAGAAGACGATTGTCTCCGTCATGTTCCTTTTCtcccttctctttcttcttccagAGCAAG GAAGAAAGCTACACGCGAATGCAGAAGAGAGTTCCAACGACGTTACTGATCCACCGAAGGTGGAGGAGAAACTCGGTGGTCACGGCGGTTTATCGACTGATTCAGATGTCGTTCATAG AGAGTCTGAATCGATCTCGAAGAAGTCACTTCGCAGTAGCGCAGAGAAGTTTGAGTTCCAAGCCGAGGTTTCAAGGCTTATGGACATTATCATCAACTCTCTCTACAGTAACAAGGACATTTTCTTGAGAGAGTTGATCTCCAATGGCTCTGAT GCTTTGGATAAGATTAGGTTCCTTGCACTCACAGACAAAGACGTTTTGGGTGAAGGTGACACTGCTAAGCTTGAGATTCAG ATTAAGCTAGACAAAGCCAAGAAAATACTTTCTATTCGGGACCGGGGAATTGGAATGACTAAGGAAGACCTGATCAAGAACCTTGGTACCATAGCCAAATCTGGAACGTCAG CTTTCGTTGAGAAAATGCAATCAAGTGGGGATTTGAACCTGATTGGACAATTTGGAGTTGGCTTCTACTCTGCCTATCTTGTAGCTGACTACATTGAAGTCATTAGCAAGCACAATGATGACATCCA ACATGTATGGGAGTCAAAGGCCGACGGTAAATTTGCTGTTTCCGAGGATACATGGAATGAGCCTCTGGGACGTGGAACTGAGATTAGATTACATCTTAGAGATGAAGCTGGGGAGTACCTAGAGGAGAGTAAACTCAAG GATTTGGTGAAGAGATATTCTGAATTCATTAACTTCCCTATCCACCTATGGGCCAGCAAAGAGGTTGAAACTGAGGTCCCAGTTGAGGAAGATGAATCAGCTGAAGAGGAAAGTG AAACCACCTCTACCGaggaagagaaggaagaagatgcCGAAGAGGAAGACGGTGAGAAAAAGCAGAAAACCAAGAAGGTGAAAGAAACAGTTCATGAATGGGAGCTTTTGAATGATGTTAAGGCTATTTGGCTGAGAAGTCCAAAGGAAGTGACGGAGGAAGAGTACACTAAATTCTACCACTCTCTCGCAAAG GATTTTTCTGAGGAGAAGCCAACGGCTTGGAGTCACTTCAATGCTGAAGGTGATGTTGAGTTCAAGGCTGTGTTGTATGTTCCTCCAAAATCTGCTCATGATCAGTACGAGAGATACTACAACAGCAACAAGGCGAACTTAAAGCTCTTTGTCAGGAGGGTTTTCATCTCAGATGAGTTTGATGAGCTTCTGCCTAAATATTTGAGTTTCTTGAAG GGTCTTGTTGACTCTGACACATTGCCTCTAAATGTATCGCGAGAAATGCTTCAACAACACAGCAGCTTAAAGACAATAAAGAAGAAGCTTATCCGAAAGGCGCTTGATATGATCCGCAAGCTTGCTGAAGAAGACCCTGATGAGGTCCATGATGATGACAAAAAAG ACATGGAGAAGTCTGGTGAGAATGATGAGAAGAAGGGTCAATACACCAAGTTCTGGAAGGATTTTGGCAAGTCGATTAAGCTCGGCATCATTGAGGATGCTTCTAACAGGAACCGCCTCGCAAAACTTCTTCGCTTTGAGAC AACAAAGTCGGATGGAAAATTGACTTCTCTGGATCAGTACATCAAGAGAATGAAAAAGGGGCAAAAGGACGTGTTCTACATTATAGGAAGCAGCAAGCAACAGCTGGAGAAATCTCCATTCCTGGAGAGGCTCATCAAAAAGGGCTATGAG GTCATATTCTTCACAGACCCCGTTGATGAATACTTGATGCAATACCTGATGGATTACGAGGACAAGAAGTTTCAGAACGTGTCAAAAGAAGGACTCAAGGTTGGGAAAGACTCAAAAGTCAAGGAGCTGAAAGAAGCATTCAAGGAGCTGACCAAGTGGTGGAAAGAGAGTCTCGCTGGTGAGAACGTCGACGATGTGAAAATCAGCAACCGGTTGGCTGACACTCCATGCATAGTCGTAACGTCCAAGTTTGGATGGAGTGCAAACATGGAGAGGATCATGCAGTCACAAACTCTCTCAGATGCTAAGAAGCAAGCTTACATGCGTGGAAAGAGAGTCCTCGAGATCAACCCGCGTCACCCTATCATCAAAGAACTCAAGGATAGAGTTGCAAGCCACCCAGAG GATAAGAGTGTGAAAGAAACAGCACAGCTCATGTACCAGACTGCTTTGATCGAGAGTGGATTCATACTCAACGACCCAAAAGACTTTGCGGGGCGTATTTACAACTCCGTCAAGAGCAGCCTGAAGATCAGCCCTGATGCAGTGGCCGAAGAGGAAGTCGAGGCAGATGAAACAGAGACCAGTGAGGAGGCTACTGAGACGAAATCAGATGGTGGTCTGAACATTGAAGCCGAACCCGTTGAGAAAGAGACACCAACCAAGGACGAACTGTAG
- the LOC103834917 gene encoding protein SMALL AUXIN UP-REGULATED RNA 10, with translation MALKKSNKVAASQAASLKKILKRCSSLGKKNQSNCYFNDVPKGHFPVYVGQQRSRYVVPISWLDHPEFQTLLQLAEEEFGFEHDMGLTIPCDEVVFQSLISMFR, from the coding sequence ATGGCGTTAAAGAAGTCTAACAAAGTGGCAGCGTCTCAAGCAGCATCTCTAAAGAAAATCTTGAAGAGATGCTCAAGTCTTGGAAAGAAGAATCAAAGTAACTGCTACTTCAACGACGTGCCAAAGGGTCACTTCCCGGTCTACGTTGGTCAGCAACGTAGTCGCTACGTGGTCCCAATCTCATGGCTAGATCATCCTGAGTTTCAGACACTCCTCCAACTGGCTGAGGAAGAGTTTGGATTCGAGCACGACATGGGTCTCACTATCCCTTGTGACGAAGTTGTCTTTCAATCACTCATCTCCATGTTCAGATAG
- the LOC103834919 gene encoding chaperone protein dnaJ 11, chloroplastic, whose amino-acid sequence MFSSSPTSFAHTLLSSPPLSPVSPPSRTTKISPLLASASCSYTCAEDSPRLHQLQRRLTTATASLYEILEVPHGASPQDIKSAYRRLARICHPDVAGLDRTSSSSSGDEFMKIHAAYCTLSDPEKRSLYDRRMLRRSRPLTVSTSGMGSYVGRNWETDQCW is encoded by the coding sequence atgttttcttcttctccaacttCTTTCGCTCATACACTCCTCTCTTCTCCGCCTCTCTCCCCCGTATCTCCGCCATCTCGCACAACTAAGATCTCGCCTCTTCTCGCCTCCGCCTCGTGCTCCTACACCTGCGCGGAGGACTCTCCCAGACTGCATCAGCTACAGCGGCGTTTGACGACGGCCACCGCTTCGCTCTACGAGATTCTTGAGGTTCCTCACGGCGCGAGCCCCCAGGACATTAAATCGGCTTACCGGAGACTGGCCAGGATCTGCCATCCCGACGTGGCGGGACTTGATCGGACGAGCTCTTCTTCTTCGGGGGATGAGTTCATGAAGATCCACGCGGCGTACTGTACGCTTTCTGATCCTGAGAAACGCTCTCTTTACGATCGGAGGATGCTTCGGAGGAGCCGTCCTTTGACCGTCAGTACCTCCGGGATGGGAAGTTACGTTGGTCGGAACTGGGAAACTGATCAGTGCTGGTAG
- the LOC103834920 gene encoding thaumatin-like protein 1, whose amino-acid sequence MGQSQNSLFLFLLLVFIYGVSSTTFTVVNQCSYTVWPGLLSGAGTAPLPTTGFSLNPTETRVIPIPAAWSGRIWGRTLCTQDPTTGKFTCVTGDCGSSAVECSGSGAAPPATLAEFTLNGAGGLDFYDVSLVDGYNIPMTIVPQGGVSGNCTTTGCVAELNGPCPAQLKVATTGTEGVACKSACEAFGTPEYCCSGAFGTPDTCKPSEYSLFFKNACPRAYSYAYDDGTSTFTCGGADYVITFCPSPNPSVKSATKGGGLETEAVSYSAASPNASPTLSTTVFSIGVLVVAFRAVQRLW is encoded by the exons ATGGGTCAATCtcaaaactctctctttctttttctacttcttgTTTTCATCTATGGCGTTTCCTCCACCACTTTCACCGTCGTTAACCAGTGCAGCTACACCGTCTGGCCTGGCCTTCTCTCCGGCGCCGGAACCGCTCCTCTACCCACCACCGGGTTCTCTTTAAACCCGACTGAAACACGCGTCATACCAATCCCCGCCGCTTGGTCCGGCCGTATTTGGGGCCGTACTCTCTGCACACAAGACCCAACCACCGGAAAGTTTACTTGTGTCACCGGAGACTGCGGTTCATCCGCCGTCGAATGCTCAGGTTCCGGCGCCGCACCTCCGGCGACGCTAGCTGAATTCACCTTAAACGGAGCCGGCGGTCTCGATTTCTACGACGTCAGTCTCGTCGACGGATACAACATCCCTATGACGATCGTCCCACAAGGCGGCGTCTCCGGGAACTGCACCACCACTGGCTGCGTTGCGGAGCTCAACGGCCCGTGTCCTGCTCAGCTGAAAGTGGCGACGACGGGGACTGAAGGAGTGGCTTGCAAAAGCGCTTGTGAGGCGTTTGGGACGCCGGAGTATTGCTGTAGCGGCGCGTTTGGAACGCCGGACACGTGTAAGCCAAGCGAGTACTCGCTGTTCTTCAAAAACGCGTGTCCGAGAGCTTATAGTTACGCTTACGACGATGGAACTAGCACTTTCACTTGCGGCGGAGCTGATTACGTCATCACTTTCTGTCCTTCTCCTAACCCAag TGTCAAGAGTGCAACGAAGGGAGGAGGACTTGAGACCGAAGCCGTAAGCTACTCTGCTGCATCTCCAAACGCGTCCCCAACTCTCTCTACTACGGTGTTTTCGATTGGTGTTTTGGTTGTCGCGTTTAGGGCGGTTCAACGCCTTTGGTGA